The stretch of DNA CGAACCCCGACGGCGGGGTGCCGAAACCGCCCGCCGGGGGCTCGAAGCCGCCGCCAGCAGGTGGGGCGAAGCCGGAGGGAGGGGTCGTGCCGACCGCCGGTGGGCTGAGGTCGGACGACGGGGGGCTCGAGCCGACCGGGGGCGTGAAGCCCGCCGGAGGGGAGAGGCTGGGCGGCGGGCTCGCGCCCACCGGCGTCGGCGTGCTCGAGTTGGAGCCTCCCGCCGTGGAGCTGCAGCGCGTgccaagaaaacaaagccatgTCAGATCGTGTTCCAAGCGCACGTTGGCAGAACAGGATTGCAGAGGATCGGAGATTCAAAGAGTGCTCGGCCTCACCTTCCCGCGAAAACGCAAGATCCTGAGCCTGAAATGAACCGTCACAAGAAATCATTCATTAATCGTGCTCATGATGAACGATGCTCGATCCCTATCCgtataaaaaaaaattgctcATGATGAGTTGCTAGATTACTGGGAtcgttggtggtggtggtggcggtgccgTTGAACGAGCaggtggcgccggtgctggaCATCTTCTGGTAGTAGTCGTTGTAGGCGTAGGAGGCGAGCGCCGGCAGGTTGTTCTGCTGGTAGCAGGGCCCGCCGGGCTGGATGGCGGAGCAGTCGGCGTGGCCCGGCCCGCACGCCCAGTTGAGCCcggcctgcagcgccgccgggtCCGCGTTCTGCAGCGCCACGCAGAACGTCCCCGTCGCCAgcgaccgccgcgtgccccgttCACCCGGCTGGCCGCCCGGGTAGCCGTAGTAGTAGTACGCCgccgcttcgccgccggcggcggcaccgaggTCCGCCGCGACCACAGGAACGGCCGGGACGCCCAGCGCGCGCATCGCGCCGTACGCGGCGTCGGCCTCGGCGTCGCTGGCCTCCGACGGGCGGGACTTGAGGAACAGCGGCGAGCCGGCGGAGCTCAGGAACCGCAGGACGTGGCCCGCGACGCCCGACCACGCCGGGGCGGCCAGCGCCTCCGCGGACACCGCGGTCGACACCTTGACCCGGCCGTcgagccccgcggcggcgagggccgagCGGAGGTTGAGCATCGCCGGGACGAGGAAGTATGCGCTCCCGGGGGAGGTGGTCAGCACGTCGTCGCCCGCCAGGACGTGCGTGATCCTGGCT from Panicum virgatum strain AP13 chromosome 9K, P.virgatum_v5, whole genome shotgun sequence encodes:
- the LOC120652227 gene encoding glucan endo-1,3-beta-glucosidase 1-like, with the protein product MLQKRWQGCVFLLAFLLCDASGIMTPSENSPSEFAKILQSKQTKHARVCRADPELLRSLAGSDAELMLAIPNEQLEHIAEFQEEADLWVIAYVARFLPAARITHVLAGDDVLTTSPGSAYFLVPAMLNLRSALAAAGLDGRVKVSTAVSAEALAAPAWSGVAGHVLRFLSSAGSPLFLKSRPSEASDAEADAAYGAMRALGVPAVPVVAADLGAAAGGEAAAYYYYGYPGGQPGERGTRRSLATGTFCVALQNADPAALQAGLNWACGPGHADCSAIQPGGPCYQQNNLPALASYAYNDYYQKMSSTGATCSFNGTATTTTNDPSSGSCVFAGSSTAGGSNSSTPTPVGASPPPSLSPPAGFTPPVGSSPPSSDLSPPAVGTTPPSGFAPPAGGGFEPPAGGFGTPPSGFGPPGSFNGSGSFGPSGTLNPYGGCRGAMSGGAGLTALLAVAVAGLLVSMDAM